Proteins encoded in a region of the Onychostoma macrolepis isolate SWU-2019 chromosome 20, ASM1243209v1, whole genome shotgun sequence genome:
- the znf521 gene encoding zinc finger protein 521 isoform X1 has protein sequence MSRRKQAKPRSLKGQDGEINTKEDNMIVGKKRCSWERRKEKDEERERTEKEKDEDAKEHKCAIQQAESFTQQRSKYCHDTANHNVEKDEACCLALPLSPGPSSSDHEDGGDLGYKGDTHKDHQRLGQCGRANIPLPGNSSVPLEISQKDNSSETFINSKQGLSNQYEQGNVMSSQHLSLPNDPPNNMEDTEKRQPPNCAAQDQSALSMAECTCATSQVSNPATANTAEMAFRTMAPSTEKRKSHFDSNSCLGISKKLKAFNNCVHCHNHMNPRAHPQPQHTENKISSSSEILTFPSELSEHQKEANVMLGHSVLLEAAITAAVQTVLQCSFCPTSLKDLNALQEHVRQSHNPGLIENNVFFCSQCFRGFLTKDTLDNHVQQTHCLKLDPDPEETAERKSLIFCPYCTHLPTFNSKLKLMQHIKKTHKNINLMNLKDGRMTMGSTSPQSIKSPAKKTALPSTDFICDHCGAKYNDLDLFQTHLSSHLKRMLPKLRCPECFKDFPNHESFKEHTISHFSNTSTLYICESCSKTFTSVKDLHGHLLEMHTIVFYRCSLCQKVFSSKMSIQVHLASEHSNKRTTFHCTSCEWNFKQEHDLHLHVKQKHLDKQCKVYCCIFCAESFTTDVELQCHITTHSDKCSPCVCTQTRSPLEVPLHEKLCAKSQSAEGNNVTPPPVSEPVAKDSAGMLPVNSEIRDGKVESLFGPPTESKGKANLNDPMFACEICGASYTMQSLLANHQLRDHHIQPGESGTLKRKVEAIQGSHKCKDCSKTFFTEMALWEHVQTHLGPTKHCQCPICGERFPSLLTLTEHKVTHSRSLDTGNCRICKLPLHSEEDFLEHCQRHPDLHNSLTGFRCVVCMQTVTSTLELKIHGTFHMQKVQGDDLINSCTDPSSLNPDLKTSSSIAQQETVAMNVNTFEHKLRNNKTSISVVNCCSATALIPEERGNKNTLTQTSTV, from the exons ATGTCTCGTCGAAAGCAGGCGAAGCCCAGATCTTTGAAAG GTCAAGACGGAGAGATAAATACAAAGGAAGATAATATGATAGTGGGGAAGAAACGTTGCTCCTGggagaggagaaaagaaaaggaTGAAGAGAGGGAAAGAACTGAAAAAGAGAAGGATGAAGATGCTAAAGAGCACAAGTGTGCAATCCAGCAAGCAGAATCGTTCACCCAACAGAGGTCGAAGTACTGCCACGATACAG CAAATCATAATGTGGAGAAAGATGAAGCATGTTGTTTGGCTTTACCTCTTTCCCCTGGTCCTTCCTCCTCAGACCATGAAGATGGAGGTGACCTTGGATACAAGGGAGACACACATAAAGATCATCAGAGACTTGGTCAGTGTGGGAGGGCAAACATTCCTTTGCCTGGCAACAGTTCAGTACCTCTTGAAATATCCCAAAAAGATAACAGCAGTGAGACCTTCATAAACAGCAAACAGGGCTTGAGTAATCAATATGAACAGGGTAATGTTATGTCCTCCCAACATCTCTCTCTTCCAAATGATCCACCGAATAACATGGAGGACACTGAGAAAAGACAACCTCCAAATTGTGCTGCACAAGATCAGTCAGCCCTCTCAATGGCAGAATGCACCTGTGCCACCTCACAAGTGTCCAATCCAGCCACTGCAAATACTGCAGAGATGGCATTTAGGACAATGGCTCCTTCTACAGAAAAGAGAAAGTCTCATTTTGACTCAAACAGTTGTTTAGGAATCTCAAAAAAGCTCAAGGCTTTCAACAATTGTGTTCATTGCCACAACCACATGAACCCCAGAGCACACCCACAGCCCCAacacacagaaaacaagattagcTCTAGTTCAGAGATCCTGACTTTTCCATCTGAACTATCGGAGCACCAAAAAGAGGCAAATGTGATGCTAGGCCACTCCGTTTTGCTTGAAGCTGCAATCACGGCGGCCGTTCAAACGGTCCTTCAGTGTAGCTTCTGTCCCACTTCGTTAAAAGATCTGAATGCCCTTCAAGAGCATGTTCGCCAATCGCACAACCCGGGTTTAATCGAGAACAACGTCTTCTTCTGCTCGCAGTGCTTCCGAGGATTCCTGACAAAGGACACACTAGATAATCACGTGCAGCAGACCCACTGTCTCAAACTGGATCCAGATCCGGAAGAAACAGCAGAACGGAAGTCTTTGATTTTCTGTCCATACTGCACTCATTTGCCTACGTTTAACAGTAAGCTAAAACTGATGCAGCATATCAAAAAGACACACAAGAACATTAACTTGATGAACCTTAAAGACGGAAGGATGACAATGGGTTCGACGTCTCCCCAGTCTATCAAGAGTCCAGCCAAAAAAACGGCATTACCTTCAACTGACTTCATCTGTGACCATTGTGGGGCCAAATACAACGATCTGGATCTGTTTCAAACTCACCTGAGTTCCCACCTGAAGAGAATGCTTCCAAAACTTAGGTGTCCAGAGTGCTTCAAGGATTTCCCAAACCACGAATCTTTTAAGGAACACACCATTTCTCATTTTAGCAATACCTCCACGCTCTACATCTGTGAAAGCTGCAGTAAGACCTTCACCAGTGTCAAAGACTTACACGGACATCTACTCGAGATGCACACCATTGTGTTTTACCGCTGTTCCCTCTGCCAGAAGGTGTTCAGTTCGAAGATGTCTATTCAGGTTCACCTGGCCTCCGAGCACAGTAACAAGAGAACCACGTTCCACTGTACATCCTGCGAATGGAACTTCAAGCAAGAGCATGACTTGCACCTCCATGTCAAACAGAAGCATCTCGACAAACAATGCAAGGTGTACTGTTGCATCTTCTGCGCAGAGTCCTTTACCACGGACGTTGAGTTGCAGTGTCATATCACAACACATAGCGACAAATGCAGTCCCTGCGTATGTACCCAGACCAGATCTCCCCTCGAGGTGCCCTTACACGAGAAACTCTGTGCCAAGAGCCAGAGCGCTGAAGGTAACAACGTGACCCCTCCACCTGTCTCCGAACCAGTTGCCAAGGACAGCGCTGGAATGCTGCCAGTGAATAGTGAAATAAGAGACGGTAAGGTGGAATCGCTGTTCGGCCCTCCCACTGAAAGCAAAGGGAAGGCAAATCTGAACGATCCTATGTTTGCCTGTGAAATCTGCGGAGCTTCTTACACCATGCAGTCCTTGCTCGCCAACCACCAGCTGCGAGATCACCACATCCAGCCCGGGGAGAGTGGCACTCTCAAGCGCAAAGTGGAGGCAATCCAAGGGAGCCACAAATGCAAAGACTGTTCCAAGACCTTCTTCACTGAGATGGCACTGTGGGAGCACGTCCAGACTCATCTAGGCCCCACCAAGCACTGCCAATGCCCCATCTGTGGAGAGCGCTTCCCTTCACTGCTAACTCTGACTGAACACAAGGTCACCCACAGCAGGAGCTTGGACACAGGCAACTGCCGCATCTGCAAGCTTCCGCTTCACAGTGAGGAGGACTTCCTGGAACACTGTCAGAGGCACCCAGACCTGCACAACTCACTGACAGGCTTCCGCTGTGTCGTGTGCATGCAGACTGTCACCTCCACTCTTGAGCTGAAAATTCACGGAACTTTCCACATGCAGAAGGTCCAGGGTGATGACCTGATCAACAGCTGCACGGATCCCTCCAGCCTTAATCCTGACCTTAAAACCTCCTCAAGCATTGCTCAGCAGGAAACTGTGGCTATGAACGTCAATACATTCGAGCATAAACTCAGAAACAATAAGACTAGCATTTCTGTAGTCAACTGTTGTTCAGCTACGGCTCTCATACCGGAGGAGAGGGGCAATAAGAACACTCTCACCCAGACCTCAACAGTTTGA
- the znf521 gene encoding zinc finger protein 521 isoform X2, with protein sequence MSRRKQAKPRSLKGQDGEINTKEDNMIVGKKRCSWERRKEKDEERERTEKEKDEDAKEHKCAIQQAESFTQQRSKYCHDTDHEDGGDLGYKGDTHKDHQRLGQCGRANIPLPGNSSVPLEISQKDNSSETFINSKQGLSNQYEQGNVMSSQHLSLPNDPPNNMEDTEKRQPPNCAAQDQSALSMAECTCATSQVSNPATANTAEMAFRTMAPSTEKRKSHFDSNSCLGISKKLKAFNNCVHCHNHMNPRAHPQPQHTENKISSSSEILTFPSELSEHQKEANVMLGHSVLLEAAITAAVQTVLQCSFCPTSLKDLNALQEHVRQSHNPGLIENNVFFCSQCFRGFLTKDTLDNHVQQTHCLKLDPDPEETAERKSLIFCPYCTHLPTFNSKLKLMQHIKKTHKNINLMNLKDGRMTMGSTSPQSIKSPAKKTALPSTDFICDHCGAKYNDLDLFQTHLSSHLKRMLPKLRCPECFKDFPNHESFKEHTISHFSNTSTLYICESCSKTFTSVKDLHGHLLEMHTIVFYRCSLCQKVFSSKMSIQVHLASEHSNKRTTFHCTSCEWNFKQEHDLHLHVKQKHLDKQCKVYCCIFCAESFTTDVELQCHITTHSDKCSPCVCTQTRSPLEVPLHEKLCAKSQSAEGNNVTPPPVSEPVAKDSAGMLPVNSEIRDGKVESLFGPPTESKGKANLNDPMFACEICGASYTMQSLLANHQLRDHHIQPGESGTLKRKVEAIQGSHKCKDCSKTFFTEMALWEHVQTHLGPTKHCQCPICGERFPSLLTLTEHKVTHSRSLDTGNCRICKLPLHSEEDFLEHCQRHPDLHNSLTGFRCVVCMQTVTSTLELKIHGTFHMQKVQGDDLINSCTDPSSLNPDLKTSSSIAQQETVAMNVNTFEHKLRNNKTSISVVNCCSATALIPEERGNKNTLTQTSTV encoded by the exons ATGTCTCGTCGAAAGCAGGCGAAGCCCAGATCTTTGAAAG GTCAAGACGGAGAGATAAATACAAAGGAAGATAATATGATAGTGGGGAAGAAACGTTGCTCCTGggagaggagaaaagaaaaggaTGAAGAGAGGGAAAGAACTGAAAAAGAGAAGGATGAAGATGCTAAAGAGCACAAGTGTGCAATCCAGCAAGCAGAATCGTTCACCCAACAGAGGTCGAAGTACTGCCACGATACAG ACCATGAAGATGGAGGTGACCTTGGATACAAGGGAGACACACATAAAGATCATCAGAGACTTGGTCAGTGTGGGAGGGCAAACATTCCTTTGCCTGGCAACAGTTCAGTACCTCTTGAAATATCCCAAAAAGATAACAGCAGTGAGACCTTCATAAACAGCAAACAGGGCTTGAGTAATCAATATGAACAGGGTAATGTTATGTCCTCCCAACATCTCTCTCTTCCAAATGATCCACCGAATAACATGGAGGACACTGAGAAAAGACAACCTCCAAATTGTGCTGCACAAGATCAGTCAGCCCTCTCAATGGCAGAATGCACCTGTGCCACCTCACAAGTGTCCAATCCAGCCACTGCAAATACTGCAGAGATGGCATTTAGGACAATGGCTCCTTCTACAGAAAAGAGAAAGTCTCATTTTGACTCAAACAGTTGTTTAGGAATCTCAAAAAAGCTCAAGGCTTTCAACAATTGTGTTCATTGCCACAACCACATGAACCCCAGAGCACACCCACAGCCCCAacacacagaaaacaagattagcTCTAGTTCAGAGATCCTGACTTTTCCATCTGAACTATCGGAGCACCAAAAAGAGGCAAATGTGATGCTAGGCCACTCCGTTTTGCTTGAAGCTGCAATCACGGCGGCCGTTCAAACGGTCCTTCAGTGTAGCTTCTGTCCCACTTCGTTAAAAGATCTGAATGCCCTTCAAGAGCATGTTCGCCAATCGCACAACCCGGGTTTAATCGAGAACAACGTCTTCTTCTGCTCGCAGTGCTTCCGAGGATTCCTGACAAAGGACACACTAGATAATCACGTGCAGCAGACCCACTGTCTCAAACTGGATCCAGATCCGGAAGAAACAGCAGAACGGAAGTCTTTGATTTTCTGTCCATACTGCACTCATTTGCCTACGTTTAACAGTAAGCTAAAACTGATGCAGCATATCAAAAAGACACACAAGAACATTAACTTGATGAACCTTAAAGACGGAAGGATGACAATGGGTTCGACGTCTCCCCAGTCTATCAAGAGTCCAGCCAAAAAAACGGCATTACCTTCAACTGACTTCATCTGTGACCATTGTGGGGCCAAATACAACGATCTGGATCTGTTTCAAACTCACCTGAGTTCCCACCTGAAGAGAATGCTTCCAAAACTTAGGTGTCCAGAGTGCTTCAAGGATTTCCCAAACCACGAATCTTTTAAGGAACACACCATTTCTCATTTTAGCAATACCTCCACGCTCTACATCTGTGAAAGCTGCAGTAAGACCTTCACCAGTGTCAAAGACTTACACGGACATCTACTCGAGATGCACACCATTGTGTTTTACCGCTGTTCCCTCTGCCAGAAGGTGTTCAGTTCGAAGATGTCTATTCAGGTTCACCTGGCCTCCGAGCACAGTAACAAGAGAACCACGTTCCACTGTACATCCTGCGAATGGAACTTCAAGCAAGAGCATGACTTGCACCTCCATGTCAAACAGAAGCATCTCGACAAACAATGCAAGGTGTACTGTTGCATCTTCTGCGCAGAGTCCTTTACCACGGACGTTGAGTTGCAGTGTCATATCACAACACATAGCGACAAATGCAGTCCCTGCGTATGTACCCAGACCAGATCTCCCCTCGAGGTGCCCTTACACGAGAAACTCTGTGCCAAGAGCCAGAGCGCTGAAGGTAACAACGTGACCCCTCCACCTGTCTCCGAACCAGTTGCCAAGGACAGCGCTGGAATGCTGCCAGTGAATAGTGAAATAAGAGACGGTAAGGTGGAATCGCTGTTCGGCCCTCCCACTGAAAGCAAAGGGAAGGCAAATCTGAACGATCCTATGTTTGCCTGTGAAATCTGCGGAGCTTCTTACACCATGCAGTCCTTGCTCGCCAACCACCAGCTGCGAGATCACCACATCCAGCCCGGGGAGAGTGGCACTCTCAAGCGCAAAGTGGAGGCAATCCAAGGGAGCCACAAATGCAAAGACTGTTCCAAGACCTTCTTCACTGAGATGGCACTGTGGGAGCACGTCCAGACTCATCTAGGCCCCACCAAGCACTGCCAATGCCCCATCTGTGGAGAGCGCTTCCCTTCACTGCTAACTCTGACTGAACACAAGGTCACCCACAGCAGGAGCTTGGACACAGGCAACTGCCGCATCTGCAAGCTTCCGCTTCACAGTGAGGAGGACTTCCTGGAACACTGTCAGAGGCACCCAGACCTGCACAACTCACTGACAGGCTTCCGCTGTGTCGTGTGCATGCAGACTGTCACCTCCACTCTTGAGCTGAAAATTCACGGAACTTTCCACATGCAGAAGGTCCAGGGTGATGACCTGATCAACAGCTGCACGGATCCCTCCAGCCTTAATCCTGACCTTAAAACCTCCTCAAGCATTGCTCAGCAGGAAACTGTGGCTATGAACGTCAATACATTCGAGCATAAACTCAGAAACAATAAGACTAGCATTTCTGTAGTCAACTGTTGTTCAGCTACGGCTCTCATACCGGAGGAGAGGGGCAATAAGAACACTCTCACCCAGACCTCAACAGTTTGA
- the gpr132b gene encoding probable G-protein coupled receptor 132b translates to MMHASTVAPSILTTTNESKNVTCEISYEDDRIPLMVLYIVVFIIGLPANLATVYLTLHQVCRKNVLGIYLLSLSVCDLTYLFTLPLWTVYINQNHVWPWSSLACKVTGFVFFNNMYISIFLLCCVSIDRYVAVVYAIESRGLRQKRIAALVAFSIYMVVGLSHTPVFIMSEGNAAQGKRRCFEPSQSSAIVTGFSYARVCIGFFIPLAILIFTNRAILANVQASTGLQPHQKEKVRYLAVAVVALFLICFAPYHIILLLRAITFHFPKLQENCHFEQHIYTPYKISLGLSTFNSAFNPILYVLSSNNIRQEIRRGMASLCNKVSSNQCSTHSSQHNMHSSKSNSDPVPTKGDQMRTSCPTTC, encoded by the coding sequence ATGATGCATGCATCCACTGTGGCACCGAGCATCTTGACGACCACGAACGAGAGTAAAAATGTGACCTGTGAAATATCCTATGAAGATGACCGCATTCCTCTGATGGTGCTCTACATTGTGGTTTTTATCATCGGCCTGCCAGCCAACTTGGCCACGGTCTACCTCACCCTCCACCAGGTGTGTCGTAAGAACGTCCTCGGCATCTACCTGCTCAGCCTGTCCGTGTGCGACCTCACCTACCTCTTCACGCTGCCTTTGTGGACGGTGTACATCAATCAAAACCACGTGTGGCCCTGGAGCTCCTTGGCCTGCAAAGTAACTGGCTTTGTGTTCTTCAACAACATGTACATCAGCATCTTCCTGCTGTGCTGCGTGTCCATCGACCGCTATGTGGCAGTGGTCTACGCCATCGAGTCTCGCGGTCTTCGCCAGAAACGCATCGCAGCTCTTGTGGCGTTTTCGATCTACATGGTGGTGGGCTTGAGTCACACGCCCGTCTTCATCATGTCTGAAGGCAATGCTGCCCAAGGAAAACGCCGCTGCTTTGAGCCCAGCCAGAGCTCAGCGATAGTTACGGGATTCAGCTACGCTCGCGTTTGCATTGGCTTTTTTATCCCCCTTGCCATCCTGATCTTCACCAATAGAGCCATTCTTGCCAACGTTCAGGCCAGTACTGGCCTCCAGCCTCATCAGAAAGAGAAGGTGCGCTACCTGGCTGTGGCTGTGGTGGCGTTGTTTTTGATCTGTTTCGCTCCGTACCACATTATCTTGCTGTTGCGTGCCATCACCTTCCACTTCCCCAAGCTGCAAGAGAATTGTCACTTTGAACAGCACATCTACACACCCTACAAAATCTCCTTAGGGTTGTCCACATTCAACAGCGCCTTCAACCCCATTCTCTACGTGCTCTCCAGCAACAATATCCGTCAGGAGATCAGAAGAGGCATGGCATCGCTGTGTAACAAAGTCAGCTCGAATCAGTGCTCGACGCACAGCAGCCAGCACAACATGCACAGCTCCAAAAGCAATTCAGACCCCGTCCCAACAAAGGGCGATCAAATGAGAACAAGCTGTCCTACTACATGCTAA